In Candidatus Bathyarchaeia archaeon, the following are encoded in one genomic region:
- a CDS encoding glycosyltransferase family 4 protein gives MKEKITIICDPLLSEYGPTRPPTLIARELKRRGYQVTLVSIIASQKVRQNLELEGISVNVIGGRTPFKSESLAWFYFWLLEGFFSANSKKLKGLRSALDGPVLNFSNTIIFPCKIWYAQGPPTVLLDKTKDYLALHYRTVYLFSAPVLRRIDRKMTNKFSKLSEKVFANSKYLARIYEQMETKVEAVIYPPIDCQIFKPTTTTPKGNYVVTYFGKETNFRVIKKALDKGIKIKAFGGKIVTASKETLKHPNLEFLGRISNHKLVDLYSNAAFTLFPYIDEPFGYIPVESMACGTPVVTFGNQGPGETVIDGITGWLTYNENEIVDIALKIWNTGYSKDVREECRKRALAFDIKAIAKQWISEIDNKA, from the coding sequence TTGAAGGAAAAAATAACAATAATCTGTGACCCCTTACTCAGCGAGTACGGTCCAACACGCCCACCAACGCTAATAGCAAGGGAACTAAAAAGACGTGGTTACCAAGTAACATTGGTATCGATTATTGCAAGCCAAAAAGTAAGGCAGAATCTTGAATTGGAAGGAATTAGCGTTAACGTGATTGGCGGTAGAACGCCTTTCAAGAGCGAATCGTTAGCATGGTTTTATTTTTGGTTGTTAGAAGGATTCTTCTCCGCGAACTCAAAAAAGCTAAAGGGATTAAGATCAGCACTAGACGGACCTGTGCTGAATTTCTCTAACACAATAATTTTTCCATGCAAGATTTGGTACGCTCAAGGTCCACCAACAGTCTTGCTGGATAAAACCAAAGATTACTTAGCATTACATTATAGAACAGTTTACCTTTTTTCTGCACCCGTCCTTAGAAGAATAGACAGAAAAATGACCAACAAATTTTCCAAATTATCGGAAAAAGTATTCGCTAATTCTAAATATTTAGCTAGAATTTACGAACAAATGGAAACAAAAGTCGAGGCCGTTATCTATCCGCCTATTGATTGTCAAATATTTAAACCCACAACAACCACGCCAAAAGGAAACTATGTAGTGACATACTTTGGAAAAGAAACAAACTTCAGAGTCATCAAGAAAGCTTTGGACAAAGGAATCAAAATAAAGGCTTTCGGAGGAAAAATAGTGACGGCATCTAAAGAAACTTTAAAGCATCCAAACTTGGAATTCTTGGGCAGAATCAGCAACCATAAACTCGTCGACCTTTATTCAAATGCCGCATTCACACTCTTTCCATACATTGATGAACCATTTGGATACATCCCAGTTGAAAGCATGGCATGCGGCACGCCTGTCGTAACTTTTGGCAATCAAGGGCCAGGAGAAACGGTTATTGATGGAATAACTGGGTGGCTTACATATAATGAAAACGAAATTGTGGATATTGCCTTGAAAATATGGAACACGGGATACTCCAAAGATGTAAGAGAAGAATGTAGGAAAAGAGCTTTGGCATTTGACATTAAAGCAATCGCGAAACAATGGATTAGCGAGATCGACAATAAAGCATGA
- a CDS encoding DUF2079 domain-containing protein → MTTAWDLGIYEQGIWSTANAGRFFWYTVELPINPNGCFFGIHFSPVLFLAVPVYKIFQSTAYLLVLQSFVIALGAVPLYLIGLKETRSPKYAYLFSLLYLIYPPLIGVNLFDFHTQAFLPLFFFFAFYYFSEKKFLNYFLFIILALSVVEFVPFIVIFFGLYGFWSERKEIKHSIKNLNYKFLFNKTVVASILTIILGISWYLLARTVLFICNPTVRPNLNWAQFGDPVHNPLGLLWNTIVNPLRTLQLILPTLGDKILYMFGLLIPVGLLSLLDIPSLLIGAPWFLAVILSNYPPYYTVIGYQYVAFAVPFVFISAVRGSRRLSFLKDKVRSFFSFNLSFGSLGKKVLAIFYTSVLVISYSILFYQPHFGALANKVNWCSSQHLTALNKILELVPSDASIMTQNNIHPHLSQRMYAYAMWEWNVLSSAGNVSAVEFFLQNISPDFILFDTVSEWYFENMEKYALSLIENGSYGVYASADYVWLLKKEFVGDSIRLFDSGFNISLYNQGLLMTVYNGSFTGDVPLFNETVLNVTVSSTLFEKLNPHRDGSELSVVWDGQLFIPVSGEYSFYIVSNSSNYRRLSIKNETVIDFQDSSAKLVLEEGFRPIQFEYNVTEENETLFLFWKPPWETVPKLLTSDFLYLSSIPTVSSVVLAPSFNFRYMSPFPTIHRDYFSSFIDGFFNVETSGNYKFKVIVDNCTMIFIDDELVYDSYTSDSGYFDVELTAGKHKISILYFEFVGDAFLKLMWLPPEKFVFDEFP, encoded by the coding sequence TTGACGACCGCTTGGGATTTAGGCATTTACGAACAAGGCATTTGGTCCACAGCAAATGCCGGCAGATTTTTCTGGTACACTGTTGAGCTGCCTATAAACCCCAACGGGTGTTTTTTTGGAATACACTTTTCTCCGGTGCTTTTCCTTGCGGTTCCAGTGTATAAGATTTTTCAAAGCACTGCGTATTTGTTGGTTTTGCAATCTTTTGTGATTGCTTTGGGTGCTGTTCCGCTTTATTTGATTGGTTTAAAAGAAACCCGTAGTCCGAAATACGCCTATCTATTCTCTTTGTTATATTTAATTTATCCGCCCTTGATAGGTGTAAACCTCTTTGATTTTCACACACAAGCATTTCTACCACTCTTTTTCTTTTTTGCGTTTTACTACTTCAGCGAAAAGAAGTTTCTAAACTATTTCTTGTTCATAATTCTAGCATTGTCGGTTGTGGAATTTGTCCCGTTTATTGTCATATTTTTTGGTTTATACGGCTTTTGGAGCGAAAGAAAAGAAATTAAACATTCAATTAAAAATCTCAATTACAAGTTTTTATTTAACAAGACGGTAGTTGCCTCCATATTAACGATAATTTTAGGAATTTCTTGGTACCTACTCGCGAGAACTGTTCTCTTTATCTGTAACCCCACAGTGCGTCCTAACCTAAATTGGGCTCAGTTTGGAGATCCCGTGCATAATCCGTTGGGACTGTTATGGAATACTATTGTTAATCCGTTGCGAACTTTACAGTTGATATTACCTACTCTGGGCGACAAGATTCTCTACATGTTTGGGCTGCTGATTCCGGTGGGCTTGTTGTCTTTGTTGGATATTCCCTCTCTTCTTATTGGCGCTCCGTGGTTTTTGGCTGTGATCTTATCTAATTATCCGCCTTACTATACAGTTATAGGCTATCAGTATGTCGCGTTTGCCGTGCCATTTGTATTTATATCCGCTGTACGAGGAAGCAGAAGACTCTCCTTTTTGAAAGACAAGGTTAGATCTTTCTTTTCGTTTAATCTTTCTTTTGGAAGCTTAGGTAAGAAGGTGTTGGCGATATTTTACACATCAGTGCTGGTAATTTCTTACAGTATCCTCTTCTATCAGCCCCACTTTGGTGCTCTTGCAAACAAAGTCAACTGGTGCTCTTCTCAACATCTTACAGCGTTAAACAAAATCTTAGAATTAGTGCCGTCTGATGCGTCAATAATGACTCAAAACAATATACATCCCCATTTGAGCCAACGGATGTACGCGTATGCAATGTGGGAATGGAATGTCTTATCGAGTGCAGGCAACGTTAGTGCAGTGGAGTTTTTCCTCCAAAATATTTCTCCTGATTTCATCTTGTTTGATACGGTATCTGAATGGTACTTTGAGAATATGGAAAAATATGCTTTGAGCTTGATTGAGAATGGAAGTTATGGCGTATACGCTTCTGCGGATTATGTTTGGCTTCTTAAAAAGGAATTTGTGGGCGATTCTATTCGTCTTTTTGACAGTGGTTTTAATATCAGTTTGTATAATCAAGGCTTGCTGATGACTGTTTATAATGGTTCGTTTACTGGTGATGTGCCCCTTTTTAATGAAACCGTGTTGAACGTGACTGTTTCTTCTACTTTGTTTGAAAAACTGAATCCTCACAGGGATGGTTCTGAATTGAGTGTGGTGTGGGATGGGCAACTGTTCATTCCCGTGAGTGGGGAGTACAGTTTCTATATCGTGTCAAATTCAAGTAACTATAGACGTTTGTCAATTAAAAATGAAACAGTAATAGATTTTCAAGACAGTTCAGCAAAACTTGTGTTAGAAGAAGGTTTCCGCCCAATTCAGTTCGAGTACAATGTAACTGAAGAAAATGAGACTCTATTTTTGTTCTGGAAGCCTCCGTGGGAAACAGTGCCCAAACTCCTTACTTCTGACTTTCTGTATCTCTCCAGCATTCCAACAGTTTCGTCGGTGGTTCTTGCGCCTTCATTTAATTTTCGGTATATGTCACCATTTCCCACGATACACAGAGACTATTTCTCCTCATTTATTGACGGGTTCTTTAACGTGGAAACCTCGGGCAATTACAAGTTTAAGGTAATTGTAGATAATTGTACTATGATTTTTATTGATGACGAGCTAGTTTACGATTCATACACTTCCGATTCGGGTTATTTTGATGTGGAGTTAACTGCTGGCAAGCATAAAATTTCTATTTTGTATTTCGAGTTTGTGGGTGACGCTTTTCTTAAGCTTATGTGGTTGCCTCCGGAGAAATTTGTTTTTGATGAGTTTCCTTAG
- a CDS encoding DNA primase small subunit PriS, translating into MQSKLFINKLFHDYYSSENCEVATPRMIEKREFGFISFDNVMVRHKAFANQNELRNFLKEFVPSDAYYSCAYYDDPKAEMDKKGWLGADLIFDIDADHIPTPCDKVHDEWACGACGFSGKGIVPDKCPVCGKEKFEVNTWLCEVCLQSAREETIKVLDMLMTDFGFSTKETHVFFSGHRGYHVHVENETVQTLDTVARKEIVDYFSGLGFNFPFHGLDEKHGETSSAFPTQLGDFGWRKRLASGLQRFIQKAEEDDLKRIGLKSNVSNAILRNKALVLKDWSDMKALGRVKGVGAESWRKIMEHVVKLESAKIDTVVTTDVHRLIRLSGTLHGKTGLKKVEFPASAIDSFDPFKDAVAFKSGTVKVHVSDAPSFRIGDETFGPYKNQEVELSTAAAVLLVCKNRAETVG; encoded by the coding sequence GTGCAGTCAAAACTGTTCATCAACAAGTTATTCCATGATTATTATAGTAGCGAGAATTGCGAAGTTGCAACTCCACGTATGATTGAAAAGAGAGAGTTCGGCTTTATCTCATTTGACAACGTTATGGTGCGCCACAAGGCTTTCGCAAATCAAAACGAATTGCGGAATTTTCTGAAAGAATTCGTTCCATCTGACGCATATTATTCTTGTGCTTATTATGACGACCCTAAAGCTGAAATGGACAAGAAAGGCTGGCTAGGCGCCGACTTGATTTTCGACATCGACGCAGACCACATACCCACTCCATGCGATAAAGTGCATGACGAATGGGCTTGCGGGGCTTGTGGATTTTCTGGAAAAGGAATTGTGCCTGATAAATGCCCTGTTTGTGGAAAGGAAAAGTTTGAGGTTAACACGTGGCTTTGTGAGGTTTGTTTGCAATCTGCTAGGGAAGAAACCATTAAAGTCTTGGACATGTTGATGACTGATTTTGGTTTTTCCACGAAGGAAACGCATGTGTTTTTTTCGGGTCACCGGGGCTATCACGTGCATGTAGAAAACGAAACGGTTCAAACGTTGGACACGGTTGCCCGTAAGGAAATTGTTGATTACTTTTCTGGTTTAGGATTCAATTTCCCCTTTCACGGTTTAGATGAGAAACACGGAGAAACGTCATCCGCCTTTCCCACCCAACTAGGTGATTTTGGTTGGCGTAAACGCCTAGCCTCGGGACTGCAACGGTTCATTCAGAAAGCTGAGGAAGATGACCTCAAGAGAATCGGACTTAAGAGTAATGTTTCAAATGCAATATTAAGGAATAAAGCGTTGGTGTTAAAAGATTGGTCTGACATGAAGGCTTTGGGTCGAGTCAAGGGCGTTGGTGCAGAAAGTTGGCGAAAAATAATGGAGCATGTTGTTAAACTTGAATCTGCAAAAATTGACACCGTCGTCACTACAGACGTGCATCGACTGATTCGTTTGTCTGGCACCTTGCATGGTAAGACTGGCTTGAAAAAAGTTGAGTTTCCAGCATCAGCCATAGACAGTTTTGACCCGTTCAAAGACGCTGTGGCCTTTAAAAGCGGAACAGTGAAAGTTCATGTTTCAGATGCGCCTTCCTTCAGAATCGGCGATGAAACATTTGGTCCTTACAAGAATCAAGAAGTGGAGCTGTCCACAGCTGCTGCTGTGTTGCTTGTCTGCAAAAATCGAGCAGAGACTGTAGGTTAA